One window of the Deltaproteobacteria bacterium genome contains the following:
- a CDS encoding HNH endonuclease, with translation MIGRICRQNAKAPARMLCLRISSLIPLTAALLISIFSSITLAEEIYPDRQHPAVQIGLFSGLTGLNPAKMLRDVHSGLNSEISPGSDFTLLPLASAAFDLLQYMQNNVEARTDEDLLAAIPKYNRVEMFGGWVNENAPEDCLNTRAEVLMRDATSVDAVKFSTQNPCQVIKGEWNDPYSGTTFKLAKAVQIDHVVPLKNAYKSGAYEWTKDRRCHYANYLREENHLMAVSGHENMSKGDAGPERYLPPNEEYMCEYLHNWLKIKATWTLGFSSKEATAVLEALETHQCGSSTTKIPLPKFQNSRLGTNRMNTKCIDEFDSEQVAASRSAAR, from the coding sequence ATGATTGGTCGGATTTGTCGCCAGAACGCAAAAGCTCCTGCCCGCATGCTTTGCCTTCGCATTTCGTCCTTGATCCCGCTTACCGCCGCCCTTCTGATTTCGATTTTCAGCTCGATTACACTCGCTGAAGAAATTTATCCCGACCGCCAACATCCAGCCGTTCAAATTGGTTTGTTTTCTGGTTTAACCGGCCTGAATCCAGCCAAAATGCTACGAGACGTGCACTCCGGCTTAAACTCCGAGATATCCCCTGGCTCTGACTTCACACTTTTACCACTTGCATCGGCGGCGTTCGACCTATTGCAGTACATGCAAAACAATGTGGAAGCTCGAACCGACGAAGATCTTCTTGCTGCGATTCCCAAGTACAACCGCGTCGAAATGTTTGGCGGATGGGTAAATGAAAACGCACCAGAAGATTGCCTCAACACTCGCGCAGAGGTGTTGATGCGAGATGCTACTTCTGTCGACGCAGTTAAATTCAGTACACAAAACCCTTGCCAAGTTATCAAAGGCGAATGGAACGATCCCTATTCGGGAACGACTTTCAAGCTAGCAAAGGCCGTGCAGATTGATCACGTTGTACCTTTGAAGAACGCCTATAAGTCCGGGGCCTATGAGTGGACGAAGGATCGTCGCTGCCATTATGCTAACTATTTGCGCGAAGAGAACCATCTGATGGCGGTGAGCGGACATGAGAACATGTCGAAAGGCGATGCCGGTCCGGAACGCTATCTTCCACCAAATGAAGAGTATATGTGCGAATATCTTCATAACTGGTTAAAAATCAAAGCCACCTGGACTCTCGGCTTTTCGTCGAAAGAAGCTACCGCTGTCCTTGAAGCACTCGAAACCCATCAGTGCGGCTCCAGCACTACCAAAATTCCTTTACCTAAATTTCAAAATTCCCGCTTGGGAACGAATCGTATGAATACGAAATGTATAGATGAGTTCGACTCTGAACAGGTAGCTGCTTCGAGATCGGCAGCTCGCTAA
- a CDS encoding O-methyltransferase, translating into MSFSKKSYAQTEPGIADYVELLFQPVDAPLASIRANSKAAGLPDIQVGPMDGRHLEVLARMLNPRLAVEIGTLGGYSGLCLARGIQPGGTLFTFEKNEKHAVVAKENLERTLPKENLNVNFKIHVGSAIELLPGIESEGPFDLVFIDADKPGYPGYLKWAVDNLRIGGVVIGDNTFAWGEVHRAHEKIGNDLLMVGSLDKFNRSVAADSRMRGTIFPTAEGLTVAVKVRN; encoded by the coding sequence ATGAGTTTCTCTAAAAAGAGCTATGCGCAAACAGAACCTGGGATCGCTGACTATGTTGAGCTCCTGTTTCAACCCGTCGACGCACCGCTTGCTTCCATCCGAGCAAACTCAAAAGCGGCAGGTCTTCCAGATATTCAGGTCGGTCCTATGGACGGTCGCCACCTCGAAGTCCTCGCACGAATGCTTAATCCGCGCCTTGCCGTTGAAATTGGCACGCTAGGCGGTTACTCCGGCCTTTGCCTTGCGCGAGGAATTCAACCCGGTGGCACACTCTTCACGTTCGAAAAAAACGAAAAACACGCGGTTGTTGCGAAAGAGAATCTCGAGAGGACACTTCCAAAAGAGAATCTCAATGTGAATTTTAAAATTCACGTGGGGTCTGCGATCGAGCTTTTGCCCGGAATCGAGAGTGAAGGCCCGTTCGACTTAGTATTTATTGACGCCGACAAGCCTGGATACCCTGGCTACCTCAAATGGGCTGTCGACAACTTAAGGATCGGAGGCGTGGTGATCGGTGACAATACGTTTGCCTGGGGAGAAGTACATCGCGCCCATGAAAAAATCGGCAACGATCTGTTGATGGTTGGCTCACTCGATAAGTTTAACCGCTCTGTCGCAGCAGATTCGCGCATGCGAGGCACTATTTTTCCAACCGCCGAAGGGCTTACCGTGGCAGTCAAAGTCAGGAACTAG
- a CDS encoding DUF455 family protein, with translation MDATAWLKIETARQKIDGLPSVIEALLGSRLSARDLAGPSSGSEVLKKDALIFPEVPGRDAEVLSIKLHPRKPGLATREGQIRLLHDLGNIELQAMELAVRTLIEFPDASPVFREELSEIALDEARHFSLCLDGIEELGSHWGALPVHAALWEAVCEFERTAESDVARPGDLLGRVLLVHRYMEGSGLDAGARITEKLSGVNEPYVKISREIVGTILREEIGHVSFGSRWYRELCRKREIDSDKHFRKHYPEILWHMPRTERPAYAYRTQAGFSEPENEIIRLLFEKTDFSQKRPKVPPTFW, from the coding sequence ATGGATGCCACGGCATGGCTGAAAATTGAAACAGCGCGACAGAAGATCGATGGGCTACCATCGGTCATCGAAGCGCTATTGGGATCGCGTCTATCGGCCCGCGATCTCGCAGGTCCGTCCTCCGGCAGCGAAGTGCTGAAAAAAGACGCTTTAATCTTTCCTGAGGTTCCCGGCCGAGATGCCGAGGTACTCTCGATAAAGCTCCACCCTCGCAAACCAGGGCTTGCCACTCGCGAAGGTCAGATCCGGTTGCTTCATGATCTTGGAAACATCGAACTTCAAGCGATGGAGCTTGCGGTGCGAACGTTGATTGAATTTCCAGATGCATCACCAGTTTTTCGCGAAGAGCTTTCTGAAATCGCACTAGACGAAGCGAGGCACTTTTCGCTTTGCTTGGACGGCATCGAAGAGCTTGGTAGTCATTGGGGTGCTCTTCCAGTTCATGCCGCACTTTGGGAGGCGGTTTGTGAATTTGAACGCACTGCTGAGTCGGATGTTGCGCGGCCAGGGGATTTACTTGGGCGCGTACTTTTGGTTCATCGCTACATGGAAGGATCAGGGCTAGATGCCGGTGCTCGCATCACTGAAAAACTGTCGGGCGTCAATGAACCATATGTGAAGATTTCCCGTGAGATCGTCGGCACGATTTTGCGCGAAGAAATTGGTCATGTGTCTTTTGGAAGTCGTTGGTACCGAGAGCTCTGTCGGAAACGCGAAATCGATTCGGATAAGCACTTTCGAAAGCACTATCCCGAAATCCTTTGGCACATGCCAAGAACCGAACGCCCAGCCTATGCCTACCGCACTCAGGCTGGGTTTTCTGAACCTGAAAACGAAATCATTCGATTGCTGTTCGAGAAAACCGACTTCAGCCAAAAGCGCCCAAAGGTACCGCCTACCTTTTGGTAG
- a CDS encoding CCA tRNA nucleotidyltransferase gives MKLHRQWPAALQICQILTAKGFQAVFAGGAVRDALRGISPHDFDIATSATPTEVETIFADWNPVSVGKSFGVIVLPQVGESGSIEIATFRKDGKYSDGRHPDTVIFSDLQEDAKRRDFTVNALFFDPVSAEIIDFVGGLNDLKARIIRAVGQPKARFDEDELRMLRAIRFSGQLQFGIAEETFSAIREKAVEVSRRSAEQRTAWVSRERIRDEVDKMLSAGDAALAFQNLSLSGIGELVFETWTHLVLPVRDPVFRCSKLEARRLGLFYRTLQKYSVDEVQERLMAWKYGRPFIDTTIWLMRSSRELRVQDRDPVEKLVSRESVVMEFRSRYETDRLTKETKRDECRFFSANERDWMSALEHWTDPRAAVALDMLDQVHGQDGRRDMAINRRGLVVGKEDPSKARAADLDGLGLQGPNLGREIRRLNREILLKTSRAEVI, from the coding sequence TTGAAACTACATCGTCAATGGCCGGCTGCTTTGCAGATTTGCCAGATTTTGACGGCGAAAGGCTTTCAGGCTGTATTTGCAGGAGGCGCCGTTCGCGATGCTCTGCGCGGCATCTCTCCTCATGATTTTGATATTGCAACGAGTGCAACTCCGACTGAGGTAGAGACTATCTTTGCCGACTGGAATCCTGTGTCGGTTGGAAAATCGTTTGGCGTGATCGTTCTTCCGCAAGTCGGTGAGTCAGGCTCCATTGAAATTGCGACTTTTCGAAAAGATGGAAAATATTCTGATGGCCGCCATCCCGATACGGTGATCTTTTCCGATCTTCAAGAGGACGCAAAACGTCGCGACTTTACCGTCAACGCTTTGTTTTTTGATCCCGTCTCGGCAGAAATTATCGACTTTGTCGGTGGATTGAACGACTTAAAAGCTCGAATCATCAGGGCGGTTGGACAGCCGAAAGCGAGGTTTGATGAAGATGAACTTCGGATGCTTCGTGCAATTCGATTTTCCGGTCAGCTTCAATTTGGAATCGCAGAAGAAACATTTTCGGCCATTCGCGAAAAAGCGGTCGAAGTTTCTCGAAGAAGCGCGGAGCAGCGGACGGCATGGGTCAGCCGCGAGCGAATAAGAGACGAGGTCGATAAGATGTTATCCGCCGGTGATGCGGCGCTAGCGTTTCAGAACCTTTCTTTATCAGGAATTGGCGAGCTAGTTTTTGAGACTTGGACACATTTAGTTTTGCCGGTTCGAGACCCTGTATTTAGGTGTTCAAAGCTTGAAGCGCGTCGCCTTGGACTGTTCTATCGTACTTTACAAAAATACTCGGTCGATGAAGTTCAAGAGCGGTTGATGGCTTGGAAGTATGGTCGACCGTTTATCGATACGACGATCTGGCTCATGCGATCTAGCCGGGAACTTCGAGTCCAAGACCGCGATCCCGTCGAAAAGTTGGTCTCTCGCGAATCGGTCGTGATGGAGTTTAGAAGTCGCTATGAGACTGATCGTCTTACGAAAGAAACCAAGCGCGATGAGTGTCGGTTTTTTTCTGCCAACGAGCGCGATTGGATGTCGGCACTAGAACATTGGACCGATCCTCGTGCTGCAGTTGCTCTTGATATGCTTGATCAAGTTCATGGACAGGATGGTCGACGGGATATGGCGATCAATCGTCGCGGTCTTGTCGTTGGCAAGGAAGATCCGTCAAAAGCCCGAGCTGCAGATTTGGATGGGCTTGGTCTTCAAGGCCCAAATCTCGGCAGAGAGATTCGGCGCCTCAATAGAGAGATATTGCTAAAAACTTCTCGCGCTGAAGTGATTTAA
- a CDS encoding YebC/PmpR family DNA-binding transcriptional regulator, whose amino-acid sequence MGKGWKQAGMAANAAKKGAIFTKMAREIQVSAKLGGPDPNANSRLRMAIDAAREVSCPKDTIERAIKKGAGLLDDGAQIEELSYEGYGPHKVGIIVECQTDNRNRTASEIRNVFNKNDGALGAEGSVMWMFDRVALLEGTKAGVKDPDEEAIEIGANEVERLEGDKFLFYGSPEDLKTIEHAMTARGWSVSTSELSFKPKNITELNEEQKKEVLEFMQLLDDCDDTHRIHCTLDL is encoded by the coding sequence ATGGGAAAAGGTTGGAAACAAGCAGGTATGGCGGCGAATGCCGCAAAAAAGGGTGCGATCTTCACTAAAATGGCGCGCGAGATTCAAGTCTCGGCCAAGCTTGGTGGCCCAGATCCCAACGCAAACTCTCGTCTACGAATGGCCATCGACGCCGCACGCGAAGTCTCTTGTCCAAAAGACACGATCGAACGCGCCATAAAAAAAGGCGCCGGCCTGTTGGATGATGGCGCACAAATCGAAGAGCTTTCTTATGAGGGCTATGGCCCCCATAAAGTCGGAATTATCGTCGAATGCCAAACTGACAACCGTAACCGCACAGCATCTGAGATTCGAAACGTCTTCAATAAAAATGACGGAGCACTTGGCGCAGAAGGAAGCGTCATGTGGATGTTTGACCGCGTCGCTCTTCTTGAAGGTACGAAAGCAGGGGTTAAAGATCCCGACGAAGAAGCGATTGAAATTGGAGCCAATGAAGTTGAACGCCTCGAAGGTGATAAATTTTTATTTTATGGTTCTCCCGAAGATTTAAAAACCATAGAGCACGCAATGACGGCACGTGGTTGGTCTGTTTCAACTTCTGAACTTAGCTTCAAACCAAAAAACATTACCGAGTTGAACGAAGAACAGAAGAAAGAAGTTCTCGAGTTTATGCAGCTTCTCGATGATTGCGACGATACTCACAGGATTCACTGCACTTTAGATCTGTAA
- a CDS encoding MFS transporter — MFNRAEVVDQNFSRFVRDGNLPTARSETGFYDPNGKYGYKYALRPADFMDLFESQMMSRHLDLIARVLKNKNLCYYTIGSSGHEGNVALGKAFRLTDMAFLHYRSGGFMIQRSKQLPGATPLYDMMLSFFASTDEPIAGGRHKVFGSLPLLVPPQTSTIASHLPKAVGAALSIQRAHALGIESVMPADAVVSCSFGDASANHSTAVGAINMASWVSYQNLPVPLIFVCEDNGIGISVQTPGSWIESSFGNRPGIKYIHADGLNLFDVYQKAQEASDYARTRRRPVFFHIDTVRLMGHAGSDMENTYRSFSQIEAVEFQDPLLHSARLAVENGFATQTQIVEMYETIREQVRAVSESAIKRPQLSKPEEVRSTITACTAKRNTPDLPSEEERKSAFGNSDWEKAKTPLHMAKLINLGLHDILLRYKNTVIFGEDVAQKGGVYNVTDTLHKKFGAKRVFNSLLDEQSIIGTAIGMAHNGFVPIPEIQFLAYVHNAEDQIRGEAATLAFFSQGQYTNPMVLRVAGLAYQKGFGGHFHNDNSLAVFRDIPGLVIAVPSNGADAVKMMRRCVREAHENGRVVIFIEPIALYMTRDLDEDGDKLWCSEYPGPSEEIAFGEFGVYKSYSEKSSTEKTSADAPADLTILTYGNGTYYSRQATNILAKKYGQRVKVLDLRWLSDVNVKAIAKEIGLSKYVLVVEECRKTGSFSEFLVSAMVEQFTELGAQLPKIKVVAADDCFIPLGKASAAGLPKKEEILAGALQLLGLQARTMTDKREGASL, encoded by the coding sequence ATGTTTAACCGAGCCGAAGTCGTTGATCAAAACTTTTCTAGATTCGTGCGAGATGGCAATTTACCGACCGCGCGGTCCGAGACCGGTTTTTACGACCCCAACGGTAAATATGGCTACAAATATGCCCTCAGACCTGCGGATTTTATGGACCTTTTTGAGTCGCAGATGATGAGCCGCCATCTGGACCTGATTGCCCGAGTTTTGAAAAATAAAAACCTCTGCTACTACACGATCGGGTCTTCCGGGCATGAGGGGAACGTCGCTCTCGGAAAGGCCTTTCGACTGACCGACATGGCTTTTTTGCATTACCGAAGCGGCGGCTTTATGATTCAGCGCTCGAAACAGCTGCCTGGAGCCACACCGCTTTACGACATGATGCTCTCGTTTTTTGCCTCGACCGACGAACCCATCGCCGGAGGTCGGCACAAGGTTTTCGGAAGTCTTCCACTACTTGTGCCGCCACAAACCAGCACTATTGCCTCGCATTTGCCAAAAGCTGTGGGTGCAGCACTTTCTATTCAGCGCGCGCACGCCTTAGGGATCGAATCCGTTATGCCTGCTGATGCGGTCGTTTCTTGTTCGTTTGGCGATGCTTCGGCCAACCATTCCACGGCTGTCGGTGCTATTAATATGGCAAGCTGGGTTTCCTACCAAAACCTGCCAGTCCCATTGATCTTTGTTTGCGAAGACAACGGAATCGGAATTTCGGTTCAAACGCCTGGCAGCTGGATTGAAAGTAGCTTCGGCAATCGGCCCGGCATCAAGTACATCCACGCCGACGGTTTGAATCTCTTTGATGTTTACCAGAAAGCTCAAGAAGCATCCGACTACGCTCGAACCAGACGTCGTCCCGTGTTTTTCCATATCGATACAGTTCGCCTGATGGGACACGCGGGATCGGACATGGAAAATACCTACCGATCGTTTTCACAAATTGAGGCCGTGGAGTTTCAAGATCCGCTCCTTCATTCAGCTCGGCTTGCGGTCGAGAATGGTTTTGCGACTCAAACTCAAATTGTCGAGATGTATGAAACGATTCGCGAACAAGTCCGCGCGGTTTCTGAAAGCGCTATCAAACGCCCACAGCTTTCTAAACCGGAAGAAGTTCGATCAACCATTACTGCCTGCACTGCAAAGCGCAATACGCCTGATCTACCGTCCGAAGAAGAGCGAAAGTCGGCCTTTGGAAATTCGGACTGGGAAAAAGCAAAAACGCCCCTTCACATGGCGAAACTGATTAACCTAGGCCTTCACGACATACTTTTGCGCTACAAAAATACCGTCATTTTTGGCGAAGACGTCGCGCAAAAGGGGGGTGTCTACAATGTCACCGACACCCTTCATAAAAAGTTCGGCGCCAAACGAGTATTCAATTCTTTGCTCGACGAACAGTCCATCATCGGAACCGCCATCGGCATGGCCCACAACGGTTTCGTGCCAATTCCTGAGATTCAATTTTTAGCATATGTGCACAACGCCGAAGACCAAATCCGTGGTGAAGCCGCGACCCTCGCATTTTTCTCGCAAGGTCAGTACACTAATCCGATGGTTCTGCGGGTAGCGGGCCTTGCCTACCAAAAAGGTTTTGGCGGACACTTTCACAATGACAATTCCCTCGCGGTCTTTCGCGATATTCCTGGGCTCGTTATCGCTGTTCCATCAAATGGCGCAGACGCCGTCAAAATGATGAGACGCTGTGTTCGCGAAGCCCATGAAAATGGCCGCGTCGTTATTTTCATCGAACCGATTGCTCTTTACATGACGCGCGACCTTGACGAGGACGGCGATAAACTTTGGTGCTCGGAATATCCCGGACCATCAGAAGAAATCGCCTTTGGCGAGTTCGGTGTTTACAAGTCATATTCAGAAAAATCATCCACCGAAAAAACTTCGGCCGACGCACCTGCGGATCTCACGATCCTGACTTATGGCAATGGCACCTACTACTCACGTCAAGCGACAAATATTCTAGCAAAGAAGTACGGGCAACGCGTAAAGGTCTTAGATCTTCGCTGGCTATCGGACGTCAATGTCAAAGCCATCGCCAAAGAAATCGGACTTTCGAAATATGTGCTTGTCGTCGAAGAGTGCCGAAAAACGGGTTCATTTAGCGAATTCCTTGTGTCGGCAATGGTGGAACAGTTCACCGAGCTTGGCGCTCAGTTGCCAAAGATCAAAGTCGTCGCTGCCGATGATTGCTTCATTCCATTAGGAAAAGCGTCAGCCGCCGGCCTACCGAAAAAAGAAGAAATTCTCGCCGGCGCCCTCCAGCTTCTGGGACTTCAGGCCCGAACAATGACCGACAAGCGCGAGGGAGCATCGCTATGA
- a CDS encoding DUF692 family protein, which produces MLKTGLSLLPSNDYELVLTESALPKDLTLELTLDTFHSESEHPNWYTEAINQHLRTGGSFIGHLVSWPVFGQWQKEREQEYFELVRSQVTRLGIQDLTIHYGSLASDRNTLLPPVPLPHTQYTKTSLKNQMRRLQEAVNCKVGVEILALAVSKEDVLWQLDTIAEVSEQADTYVHLDFHNLFCQSVNFGADFGELLSRLPLGRIRHAHISGGSQSLHGKNPVPFRRDTHDDHVPEELWSLLEHWLGSLTNLSTITFERIAGSFDDSPLTRTSVVRELLRLNDLVIRQNKAEYNRTNRHLTDRNLRDFANKRETNPADIQLLNPIAAEVLIELIRNQDVHKLSKLYSAQNSNTAAIDLRAVDAARLILEKWTI; this is translated from the coding sequence ATGTTAAAGACTGGTCTCAGTCTTCTTCCGAGTAATGATTACGAACTCGTTCTTACTGAAAGCGCTTTACCAAAAGATCTCACTCTTGAGCTAACGCTCGACACATTTCATAGCGAATCCGAGCATCCGAATTGGTACACCGAAGCGATCAATCAGCACCTTCGAACCGGCGGATCATTTATCGGACATCTTGTTTCTTGGCCTGTCTTTGGGCAATGGCAGAAAGAGCGAGAGCAGGAATATTTCGAGCTCGTTCGTTCCCAAGTCACCCGCCTAGGAATTCAGGATCTTACGATTCACTATGGAAGCCTCGCCTCCGATCGCAATACTTTACTCCCGCCTGTACCTCTTCCCCACACTCAATACACAAAAACGAGCTTGAAAAACCAAATGCGGCGCCTTCAGGAAGCCGTTAACTGCAAGGTTGGTGTCGAGATACTGGCGCTCGCTGTTTCCAAAGAAGATGTCCTCTGGCAACTCGACACGATTGCTGAAGTGTCGGAGCAAGCCGACACTTATGTGCATCTCGATTTTCATAACCTTTTTTGCCAGTCCGTGAATTTCGGAGCAGATTTCGGAGAGCTTTTGTCCCGGCTTCCACTGGGCCGAATTCGGCATGCCCATATCAGCGGCGGAAGCCAGTCGCTTCATGGGAAAAACCCCGTACCCTTTCGCCGAGATACCCATGACGATCATGTACCTGAGGAACTGTGGAGCCTTTTGGAGCATTGGCTTGGAAGTCTCACAAATCTTTCGACAATTACTTTCGAACGAATTGCGGGTTCTTTCGATGATTCGCCTTTAACCAGAACATCGGTCGTTCGAGAGCTACTTCGTCTCAACGACCTCGTCATCCGCCAGAATAAAGCTGAATACAATCGCACAAACCGACATTTAACAGATCGAAATTTACGTGACTTTGCGAACAAACGTGAAACAAACCCGGCCGACATTCAATTGTTGAATCCGATAGCTGCTGAGGTCTTGATTGAGCTAATCAGAAATCAAGATGTTCATAAGCTTTCCAAGCTTTACTCAGCTCAAAATTCAAACACGGCAGCCATCGATTTGCGAGCGGTCGACGCCGCTCGCCTAATTTTAGAAAAGTGGACGATTTAA
- a CDS encoding ACP S-malonyltransferase, translating into MKKNRLAIICPGRGSYTKETLGYLTKYRPRINDFIEDLDSRRKSRGEPTISELDQATTFSPGIHTKGENASTLIYACSYADFQSIDLEKNEIVAVTGNSMGWYLALAFGGALNWAGAFDVINTMGSMMKDKIIGGQIIYPVVNGDWIKSKELLATVEKAIHEARTQGGEIYSSIHLGGYAVLGGDAKGLSLMMKLLPKIENYPFQLVNHAAFHTPLLKQTSERASEILSPELFQTPTKPLVDGRGKIWQPYATDLEDLYRYTLDTQVVDTYDFTKAVTVTLKEFAPDKLVLLGPGNSLGGSIGQILVENKWQGIQNKVDFSARQKEDPFLISMGL; encoded by the coding sequence ATGAAAAAAAATCGCCTCGCCATAATTTGTCCAGGACGCGGGTCTTACACCAAGGAAACACTTGGCTATCTGACAAAGTACCGACCAAGAATTAACGACTTCATCGAGGATCTTGATAGTCGGAGAAAATCGCGCGGCGAACCGACGATTTCAGAACTCGATCAAGCGACCACATTTTCTCCTGGTATTCACACCAAAGGCGAAAACGCTTCGACCTTGATATATGCTTGCTCGTACGCGGATTTTCAATCGATTGACCTCGAGAAAAATGAAATCGTGGCAGTCACTGGAAATTCCATGGGTTGGTATCTGGCACTGGCATTCGGTGGCGCACTGAATTGGGCCGGTGCTTTTGATGTGATCAACACGATGGGCTCGATGATGAAAGATAAAATCATCGGCGGCCAAATCATTTATCCGGTCGTCAACGGCGATTGGATTAAATCGAAAGAGCTTTTAGCCACCGTTGAAAAGGCGATTCACGAAGCGCGCACACAAGGCGGCGAAATTTACTCGTCTATTCACTTAGGTGGATACGCTGTTTTGGGAGGCGACGCCAAGGGCTTAAGCCTCATGATGAAGCTACTTCCGAAAATCGAAAATTATCCCTTCCAACTCGTCAACCACGCGGCTTTTCACACGCCGCTGTTAAAGCAAACTTCGGAGCGCGCTTCTGAAATTCTCTCGCCCGAACTATTTCAAACTCCAACCAAACCACTCGTCGATGGTCGCGGTAAAATCTGGCAACCCTACGCCACCGATCTCGAAGACCTTTATCGCTACACCTTGGACACACAGGTCGTAGACACTTACGACTTCACGAAAGCCGTTACCGTTACGCTGAAAGAGTTCGCTCCTGACAAGCTTGTTCTTCTCGGCCCTGGTAACAGTCTCGGCGGATCTATCGGACAGATTTTGGTCGAAAATAAATGGCAAGGAATTCAAAACAAAGTCGATTTTTCAGCGAGGCAAAAGGAAGACCCATTCCTTATCTCCATGGGCCTCTAG
- a CDS encoding acyl-CoA dehydrogenase family protein — MAAYESLNYMNSDSLLTEDELMVRQSVRDFVTEKVEPLLIQCHREERFPMELIPQFGEMGLLGSTIQGYGCAGLGHVAYGLMTQELERGDSGIRSFCSVQGSLVMYPIYAYGSEEQRQKYLPKLATAELVGCFGLTEPDAGSNPGGMLTRAVKVPGGYKINGNKMWITNGSIADIAIVWARVENEGGKIRGFIVERGTPGFTTSKMEGKFSLRVSVTSELHFQDCVVPESQLLPNGEGLKAPLGCLTQARYGIAWGVLGAADACYHAALNYAKERIIFDDKPLAGYQLAQAKLVKMVQEITKGQLLAIQLGRLKERGELQPHHVSLAKMNNCKLALETAREARDMLGGNGIIDEYPVIRHMLNLESVNTYEGTEDIHRLVVGQQITGIATFR, encoded by the coding sequence ATGGCCGCATACGAATCACTCAACTACATGAACTCGGACAGTCTTTTGACCGAAGATGAGCTCATGGTCCGTCAAAGTGTGCGCGACTTTGTCACAGAAAAAGTCGAACCACTTCTGATTCAATGCCACCGCGAAGAGCGTTTTCCGATGGAGCTCATCCCCCAGTTCGGCGAAATGGGACTCTTGGGATCTACAATCCAAGGCTACGGCTGTGCGGGCCTAGGGCACGTTGCTTACGGATTGATGACTCAAGAGCTTGAGCGCGGAGATTCTGGCATTCGATCTTTTTGCTCGGTTCAAGGCTCGCTCGTCATGTATCCCATCTACGCTTATGGTTCAGAGGAGCAGCGGCAGAAGTATTTGCCGAAACTTGCGACAGCAGAGCTCGTTGGCTGCTTTGGTTTAACGGAACCAGATGCCGGTTCGAATCCAGGAGGAATGCTGACTCGGGCTGTAAAGGTCCCAGGTGGATACAAAATCAACGGCAATAAAATGTGGATTACCAACGGTAGCATTGCCGACATAGCAATTGTTTGGGCACGGGTTGAAAACGAGGGCGGAAAAATTCGTGGTTTCATCGTCGAAAGAGGAACTCCGGGTTTCACAACAAGCAAAATGGAAGGGAAGTTCTCGCTTCGCGTGAGTGTCACCTCTGAGCTACATTTCCAAGATTGCGTTGTTCCCGAGTCACAGCTTTTGCCTAACGGAGAAGGGTTGAAGGCGCCACTTGGTTGCTTAACTCAAGCCCGCTACGGTATTGCGTGGGGAGTTTTGGGTGCCGCCGATGCGTGTTACCACGCGGCATTGAATTACGCGAAAGAGCGAATCATTTTTGATGACAAGCCGCTGGCAGGTTACCAATTGGCTCAGGCGAAGCTTGTTAAAATGGTACAAGAAATCACGAAGGGTCAGCTCTTGGCAATTCAGCTGGGTCGCCTAAAAGAGCGCGGTGAGCTTCAGCCGCACCACGTTTCATTGGCAAAAATGAACAACTGTAAACTTGCGCTAGAAACCGCTCGCGAAGCCCGCGATATGCTGGGCGGTAACGGAATCATCGATGAATATCCAGTCATCCGTCACATGCTAAATCTAGAGTCGGTGAACACTTACGAAGGTACGGAAGACATTCACCGTCTTGTCGTTGGTCAACAGATTACGGGCATTGCGACGTTCCGCTAG
- a CDS encoding SufE family protein: protein MTAQTPSTVTIHQRIEALKSDFQKDPDWEARYKRVIEIGKALPPLSEKYRNEQFLVKGCQSQVWLHAELGKDGLMKLVGDSDAVIVRGLVACLIRVYSEATPAEVLSVTPQFLKDLGFESHLSPSRANGLNSMVKQIYLYATAFKALASAR from the coding sequence ATGACTGCGCAAACACCTTCGACAGTAACTATTCACCAACGAATTGAAGCTTTGAAATCTGACTTTCAAAAAGATCCGGATTGGGAAGCTAGGTATAAGCGTGTCATCGAGATCGGCAAAGCCTTGCCACCGCTTTCAGAGAAATATCGAAACGAACAGTTTCTGGTGAAGGGTTGCCAGAGCCAGGTTTGGCTTCACGCAGAGCTGGGAAAAGATGGTTTGATGAAATTAGTCGGAGATAGCGATGCCGTGATCGTACGTGGCCTAGTGGCTTGTTTAATCCGTGTTTATTCGGAGGCCACACCTGCTGAAGTTCTATCTGTGACGCCGCAGTTTTTAAAGGATCTCGGCTTTGAATCTCACCTAAGCCCTAGTCGCGCGAATGGGTTGAACTCTATGGTGAAGCAAATCTACCTCTATGCCACCGCTTTCAAGGCGCTGGCTTCCGCGAGATAA